A segment of the Nitrospina gracilis 3/211 genome:
CGCGCGTCGGCCGGCGTTACAGTGACGGCTGGCACGCGGCGCATCACTGGGATCCGCAGGCGGTGAAGAAGGATTCCATCATGCCCCGCTTCCCGTGGTTATTTGAGAAGGCGGAAGATGAAGGCGAAGCGCCGAAACTGAATGAAGACGGTAAGGCGCTGGTCGCCTACATCCAGCGGCTGGGGACGGCCATCGGCGACTGGCGGGAGAACTTCGTCTCCACCAACCTGTCCGTCGGTGCGAGCGTGAACCCCGGCAGTCACATTCAAAAAGACCTTCTGCCTTTGGGTAAAAAGATTTATGACCATCGCTGTTCCGGCTGCCATGGGGACGAAGGCGATGGAAACGGCCCCTCGGCAAAATTCCTCGATCCCAAACCGCGCGATTTCACGCAGGGAATTTTCAAGTTCCACTCCACACCCGGTCAGGATGCCCTGCCCACGGACGGCGACCTGTTCAAAACCATCACGCACGGGTTGTGGGGAACGAGCATGCCGCCCTGGCACAACCTGACACAGAACGAACGGCTGGCGGTCATCCAGTACATCAAAACCTTTTCCGACCGCTGGGAGAAGGAAGAGGTCAAGGACCCCATCGCTGTCCCGAGGGAAACACCGGTCACGCTGGCGTCCATAGATAACGGTGGCCAGTTATATGTCAAGAACTGCCAGTCCTGCCACGGCGCCGAGGGACTGGGCAACGGACCGCTCGCCGGGGTGCTGAATGACGCGTGGGGATTTCCCATCCAGCCCGCCAATTTCACTCTGCCCGCCGGGGAGGAAGGCGGTGTGAAGCTGGGACACGACAGCCGTCACCTGTTCCGCACCATCATGAACGGGGTCGGTGGCGATCCCATGCCCGCGTTTCAGGGGGCACTCAATGCCAAGCAGGTGTGGGACATCGTGCATTTCGTTCAGTCCCTGCGCGTTCAATCCTATGAAGACCGGTTGCTGGCGGTCGGGGTGGACCCCGAGGCGCTGGAGGACGCTCGCCGGAACATCTGGGCGATGTTGTCCAACGCCGCAAATCAGGGCCGGCTGCAGGAGAAGGTGGTGGAATTGACCGACACCAATGACACAAAGCTGGGCGGTTGATTTCTTCCGGGTCACGGGGGCGGACCGAAATTTATTTTCAGTTTGTAGAGACAGTGGGAGACGTTGATGATGGAAAATAAAACCGTACAAACCAGCCGGCAGACCACCGAAAGCACACACGGTTCCGATTCGGAGTACACCTACCAGACCGCAGGCATCCGTGAGCGGCACGGATATGTCCCCGTTTGGCTGATCCTGGTGTGTGTCGGCCTGCTTGTCTGGAGCGGGTACTATTTATGGACCTACTGGACCCCGCCCTTGGGGTGATGCCCGAATTCCCCGGCCGGGGACCGGGTGCGTGCCCAGTTCGGTTTCACTTGCCATATTGGGCAACCAATTTAAGCCCGGCAAATGGCCTCCAAATGGGTGAAAGCCTGTGTTATAATAAGGAACAAAACAGAGGTTAGATGGTTTGACACAGGCAGAAGGTGGTGTGTCCCCGGAGTCCCGGTAAAAATGGAATGCCTTTTAAATCAAAGGCTTGAGAGCCGGCCATCCAAGACGATGGCTTTTTTTGCGCCTCGCTCCCCCTCCCAGCCCCTTTCTGCCGCACCCATAAGGATATCGGTCCATGCATGAAGTGAAGGTATTTGACAGCTCAGGAAACCTGAAGAAAGTGATCTCAGTGAACTCCCTGCGGAAACGCTCGGCGCAGTTGATCGAAAAGCCGTCCATGTTCCGCAAAAACAACAAACCCGCCAAAGCGCAGAAAGCTCCGGCCAAAGCGGTCCGGACAAAAACGACGAAAACCCGCAAAAAAGCCTGAATCCGCCGGTGGGGTCCGGCACCGTCCAAACGTTTTCATGACGGTGCCGTGTTTTCCCGCGGAGGTCATTTCTGCAATGCCGCGGTTTTGGTTTTGATCTCCTCGATCAGGTCCTTTTCATCCTCGGAATAATCAATCGGCACCTCCACCAGATGGAGGCCCGGCGTATCCAGGCATTCCTTCAACACCTTCGACAACTCTTCCGCCCGCTTCACCCGGTGTCCGGTGGCGCCGTGCGCTTCAGCGAATTGGCAGAAGTCGGGGTTGGTGTAATCCATGCCGAACGCGGGAAAGCCGAGTCCGGTCTGCTTCCATTTGATCATGCCGTACGCGTTGTCGCACAATACGACGACCACCAGGTCCAGCTTCAGCCGCACGGCGGTTTCCAGTTCCTGTGCGTTCATCATGAAGCCGCCGTCACCGCAAATGGCCATCACCTTGCGATCCGGAAACACCATGCGCGCCGCCATGGCCGAAGGCAGTCCCGCGCCCATGCTGGCCAGCGCGTTATCGAGCAGCAGGGTGTTGAGTCCGTATGCCTTGTAGTTGCGCGCGAACCAGATTTTGTACAAGCCGTTGTCGAGCGCCAGGATGCCGTCATCCGGCATGATGTGGCGAATCTCCCCGACCAGGTATTCCGGTCCGACGGGAAACCGCTGTTGAGCGGCTTTTTCCTCGATGTGCTGTTCCAGCTCCTGCTTCACCTTTTCAAAAAAACTGAAATCCCAGTGCGCGGCGGGGCTCACCTGTTCGCGCAGACGCTCGATGCTGTCGGCGATGTCGCCCACCACGTCGAGTTGCGGAAAATACACCTCGTCCACGTTGGATGAAAAGAAATTGACGTGGATGACCTGGGTGGCGCCGCTGGCGTGCATGAAAAACGGCGGTTTTTCGATAACGTCGTGGCCGACATTGAGGATGAGGTCGGCCTGCTCGATGGCGCAATGCAAATAGTCTTTATGTGAAAGCGCGGCGGTGCCGAGAAATTTCGGGTGCCTCTCGTCCACCACGCCCTTGCCCATCTGCGTGTTGAAAAAATAGATGCCCGTGTGGTCGACGAATTGCTTGAGCGCCTGGCTGGTTCGGTACCGGTTGGCGCCCGCGCCGATGAGCACCAAAGGCCGTTTCGCCTGCATGAGCATTCCGGCGGCCTGCTCGATGGCGAGTTCATCCGCATGAGGCCGGCGCACGGCCTGGACCGGATACGGCTGGGAGGCGCACTCCTCTTCGGCGATGTCTTCCGGCAGTTCGATGTGCACCGCGCCCGGGCGTTCCTCCTGCGCCAGCCGCACCGACTCGCGCACGATGACGGGAATGCTGTTGCCATGCACCACCTGCCTTGTTGACTTGGTCAGCGGTCGCATCATGGCGATGGCGTCGACGATCTGGAACCTTCCCTGCTTGCTTTTCTTGATCGGTTTCTGGCCGGAGATCATGAGCATGGGCATCGCGCCCAGTTGGGCGTACGCCCCGGCGGTCACCAAATTGGTCACACCGGGTCCGAGCGTCGACAGGCAAACACCCACCCGGCCGGTCAGCCGGCCATAGGTGGCGGCCATGAATCCCGCCGCCTGCTCATGGCGGGTGAGGATGAACTGGATATTGGAATGACGCAGGGATTCCATCAAGTTCAGCGTTTCTTCGCCGGGCACACCGAAGATGGCTTCAACGCCTTCCTGTTCGAGAGAACGTACAAACAGATCGGATGCTTTCATGAACGGCCTCCTTGGGGTGGCCTCCGTTTGTCGGCCGGTTCGGGAGCATGATACCCTTCCGGACCGAAAGCGCGGAGGCGTCTTTCTATTTGGATGAAGGCAGGCCGTAATTAGGTTTGTACAAATTGAGTGTTTGCCGGCGGCAGAGACGGAATTGCGGGGGCCAGGAAAAAGGAGTCAGCCGGTAACGAGGTTTTGTGGATCGCTTGCGGATTGGGAATGGGAGCTGTCCTTGCGCGGAGCCGCTTTTCGGGGTTCGGAGCTTTGGGATTTGGAGGAAGTCGTTTCGTCCTGTTCCAGTTTCTGTTCGAGCGTGAATTTCAATGTATCCAGTCCCGCTTTCCGTGCCACATTCAAGGCCTTGGTAAAATAGCTCTTCGCTTCCCTGTGATTGCCCTGTGCTTCGCAAATCATACCGAGGTTGTTCCAGGTCTGGGCAAGAAGGGGATGGTCCTCGGCGCAGATCACACGGAAACCGCCCAACGCTTTTTGGATATACGTCAACGCCTGGTCGAGATCGCCCTTGCGGTACCACACCATGCCCAGGCTCTTGCAGGTCAACGCGACCGAAGGATGGAATTCGCTGTAATGTCGCAGGCTGATATTCAAAGCCTCCTGGTGGTATTCGATGGCGCGGTCGTAATCGCCCTGATCCACGCAGGCGGCGGCCATCTGGTTCCAGGTGTTGGTCAAGTGGACGTGGGTTTCTCCCAAGTTCCGTATCTGGCTGTCCCTGGTCTTTGCGAACTGGGTCAGCGCTTGTTCCGGGTTGCCTCTTTCCATCCAAAGTTGGCCCAGGCGGAACCACGTGGCGGCAACAACCGGATGGTTTTCGCCCAATTGAGTCAGATTCGATTCAAGAAATTGCTCGAGAAATTGAATGGCTTCCTCATACCGGCCCTGCTTATGAGCCGCTTTGCCTTTTTCAAGCAGTTGGTTTGAAAACATCTCCTTTCCCCTTCTAATGATTCCTGATGGCCGTGTTCCCGGACGGCGTTTTTTTCCCATTGATTGAGACCGGTGTCATCCGCCTGCTTGCGTAAAAAAAGGCGCTGCGCCCCAAAAACAGGCTCAATGAGGGATAAAATTAGTGTAAGGCCTTCAAATTCATAAAAAAGTTTAAATTGCACCGGGCCCCGGCTACCGGGCAGAAAGGTTTGGATTTCCATATTTTAGACATAGAAATTTTTTATGGGAACGGTTCAAGACTTCGACACGAAACATTTGTGGTGGGGTCGAAGCCCGGGGTCAAGGCAGGGTGGATTGCGGCCCCGTGTGTGATCTGTATAATGAATTCCCGACCCAAATTGTATTTTCAATGCCAACCACACTCTCGAACACAATGAAATCAAACAACGGCAACCAAGGTTTGAATGGAGGACTCCTGTTTTTTCGTGAATTTTTAAAACACCCTATGCAGATCGGGTCAATCGTTCCCAGTTCCCGTTTCCTGGAACAACGTATTCTGGAGCGGGGCCGGGTTGCCATGGCAGGGACTGTTGTGGAGTTGGGGGCGGGTACCGGCGGGACCACCCGGGCCATCCTGCGTGCCATGCCCCGGGAAGCCACCCTGCTCAGCATCGAAGTCAACGACCGCTTTCACCGCGCCCTCAACCAGATCCAGGACGACCGGCTCATCGCCCACCGGGGACGGGCGGAGGAACTGGAAAACATCCTGCAAACGTACGGGCTGGATACGCCGGATGTGGTGGTGTCGGGTATTCCGTTCAGTACCATGAGCCCGGAACATGGCAGCCGGGTTCTGGCCGCCGTTGCGGCCAATCTGGCTCCCAAAGGCCGGTTTGTGGCTTACCAGGTGAGCCGGCGCGTAGCCAGGCTGTCGCGACCCCATTTCGGACGGGCCCGGGCGGCGGTGGAGTGGCGCAACCTGCCTCCCATGCGGGTGTTTCAATGGGAAAAGAAGCTGGATAAGGAATCCGTTTGAGCTCTTTTTTCGATATCTTTTGCCAAAAAAGCGTGTTACCGTAGTAGGGACAATGTGGGTTGACGCAAGTCAACGGGTTGCAGGATTCCCGGAATCCTGCGCTCGGGGTGAGGTAGAGTTTAAGACAGGAAGTTTTCTACGCGGCCATCCCTCGGGATGGTTTTTTTGTAACCGCAGGCTGTCCATGAAGCACCCTTGAATGAACAACCCCAATAAAAATCGGGGCGCCACGCGCCGAACCTCACCGGCAAGGCGTGCGCACCAACAGGAGAAGCAAGAGTATGTCTAAAGGCACCGTAAAGTGGTTTAATGAAAGCAAAGGTTATGGTTTCATCGAGTCCGAAGATGGCAAAGATTATTTTGTTCATTTTTCGGAGATTCAAGGGGACGGCTTCAAGACGCTGACCGATGGTCAGGCGGTGGATTTCGAAGCGGGTCAGGGCGCGAAAGGCCCGCAGGCCACCAAGGTTCAGCCGAGGTAACATAACGAACCACTTTCGAACCGGCGGGGCCTTTCGCCCCGCCGGTTTTTTTTTGCCCTCACAGCTCGACGCGGGTCAGCGTGTTTTTGTCGATATGGTGAAACAATTCGCTCTGGCCCTTGATCTGGATCTGCGTGTCCTCCTCGTAGCTCCAGTTGTCGTTATCGTGCACCACCACCTTCAATTCGTAGCGCACGGTTTTGAACTCCTCGTCCAAAAATTGGTTGGAGCAGATGCCGTAAGTGGGTGATCCGATTTCCGCCATCATCTCGAAGGACCTGGAATCCGGCATCGCCGTGCCACCGGCGAGCACGCTCATGCCGCGCGGAATGGTGAAGCAGCGGAGCACCTGTTTGGCCCTCCCGTCCCACATCCAGTAACCACGTTCTTCATGAAATGGGCTGTCCTCTTCGAGCCGCCACGCCGTGGTGGCGTAGCGCAGGCCAAACAGGATTTGTTCGTGGTTGGTGACGGGTGCCAGCGGTTCGAAGGTGATGCGTTCGCGGAACAGGTTTTTTTCCACGCCGCGG
Coding sequences within it:
- a CDS encoding heme-binding beta-barrel domain-containing protein — its product is MTDPILEHLGPLAPLAGIWEGTKGDDTAPSDDRGVEKNLFRERITFEPLAPVTNHEQILFGLRYATTAWRLEEDSPFHEERGYWMWDGRAKQVLRCFTIPRGMSVLAGGTAMPDSRSFEMMAEIGSPTYGICSNQFLDEEFKTVRYELKVVVHDNDNWSYEEDTQIQIKGQSELFHHIDKNTLTRVEL
- a CDS encoding class I SAM-dependent methyltransferase, whose translation is MAGTVVELGAGTGGTTRAILRAMPREATLLSIEVNDRFHRALNQIQDDRLIAHRGRAEELENILQTYGLDTPDVVVSGIPFSTMSPEHGSRVLAAVAANLAPKGRFVAYQVSRRVARLSRPHFGRARAAVEWRNLPPMRVFQWEKKLDKESV
- a CDS encoding cold-shock protein, whose product is MSKGTVKWFNESKGYGFIESEDGKDYFVHFSEIQGDGFKTLTDGQAVDFEAGQGAKGPQATKVQPR
- a CDS encoding tetratricopeptide repeat protein — protein: MFSNQLLEKGKAAHKQGRYEEAIQFLEQFLESNLTQLGENHPVVAATWFRLGQLWMERGNPEQALTQFAKTRDSQIRNLGETHVHLTNTWNQMAAACVDQGDYDRAIEYHQEALNISLRHYSEFHPSVALTCKSLGMVWYRKGDLDQALTYIQKALGGFRVICAEDHPLLAQTWNNLGMICEAQGNHREAKSYFTKALNVARKAGLDTLKFTLEQKLEQDETTSSKSQSSEPRKAAPRKDSSHSQSASDPQNLVTG
- a CDS encoding acetolactate synthase large subunit, which encodes MKASDLFVRSLEQEGVEAIFGVPGEETLNLMESLRHSNIQFILTRHEQAAGFMAATYGRLTGRVGVCLSTLGPGVTNLVTAGAYAQLGAMPMLMISGQKPIKKSKQGRFQIVDAIAMMRPLTKSTRQVVHGNSIPVIVRESVRLAQEERPGAVHIELPEDIAEEECASQPYPVQAVRRPHADELAIEQAAGMLMQAKRPLVLIGAGANRYRTSQALKQFVDHTGIYFFNTQMGKGVVDERHPKFLGTAALSHKDYLHCAIEQADLILNVGHDVIEKPPFFMHASGATQVIHVNFFSSNVDEVYFPQLDVVGDIADSIERLREQVSPAAHWDFSFFEKVKQELEQHIEEKAAQQRFPVGPEYLVGEIRHIMPDDGILALDNGLYKIWFARNYKAYGLNTLLLDNALASMGAGLPSAMAARMVFPDRKVMAICGDGGFMMNAQELETAVRLKLDLVVVVLCDNAYGMIKWKQTGLGFPAFGMDYTNPDFCQFAEAHGATGHRVKRAEELSKVLKECLDTPGLHLVEVPIDYSEDEKDLIEEIKTKTAALQK